tttctttctttttttaaatccaaaactCCTCAAATTTAGGGTCCGGTTTGGTAAAAGAGTTAAAGTAATATTGTTTCGGTGTTTTTGATGCACGTGTAGATGAAAAAGTGTATTGAAATGTGTGTAAGGttatttaaaatgagaaaatcatCTAACCCGACCAAAAAAATACTTTACCTGAACCTGATTTTTTTTACTCGAAGCAAAAATGGGTTAACCCGTGACCCGACCGGATATTTTTGCGGCTCAACTCGACCCGACCCGGATAACTCGTGACCCAACCCGTTAaacaaaaaaagctaaaaatatatttaaactaCGTGATACTAGGTGCATAAAGAACAAAGTATCAAAACTAATAGTTCatatattatagatataaagttataaacaagTAAAACTGTTGTCAATACATGACATGAGAGATGactatttgagtttttttttttgtttttgctaagACTATTTGAGCTTCATCACAACCAATAAGAGTTAAATTTCACAAATCATAGACATGACATGAGAGAATGAGTTATGAGACAAGACAACACAAGCCTGCCAagacaaccattttttttttaaaaaaaatctcatttaatACTAGCTATAGTCCATTGTCTAAAGCCAAAGACACACACAATGCACAAACCTGAAAGTTGAAACGTGACAAACTTGAGCTACAATTGGCAAGTATGAATATTTGCAGTAGTGAATCTACTACCAATGTTGAGTAAATTGAGATTGAGGTGTAGttcatataaaatatttacttattattctttatttaatatgttatttttatttttaaatctttttttgtttaatttatctttctaaataatctaactttactattattttaaatgcaataGAAACATGTACACTTAAGAATACCGATAACTTGCTACTTTGCTGGcttacttgttttgtttgttttaagatctatttctttttgaagatgtaaacttgtaattatatgCATTTTGTCAGTGAACTATTAACATTGAAGACTTTTTCTATCATGAATTTatgactataaataatttttgtcatgctTAAAACTGTCAGAATTGGAAGGATATTAACAAGTGGTATTAAGTGCAATTCATTTGCTTAATTGATTTATtaattctctctaaacaagttgtcattgatttatttttgtaattgaaaaaaaaaacttgtttgaaaaatacgggtcaaccTGACCCGACTCGCAACCTGACCCGACtcgcaacccgattgacccgtTTAAAAATGACCCGTTTGACCCGCAAACCCGATTGACCTGACCCGACCCGCTCGTTTTGCCACGTCTAAGAAAATGTGTGTTAGAACTTGTTCACCAAACAAGGCCTTACTAGTTGGCAATCTTAGACAGGCAAGTGGACTTGAAGAGACTGGATGGCAGGCTTTTTTTGTGATCATCTAGGTTGTTCGACGAGTTAATCCTAATTAAAGGGGAATCTTGAATAATTTTGATGCAAAAGAAATTGTGAATTTCTTCAACAATAAGCCAAATTAGttgtatttttactattttacattacactactataaaatatcaattttaaaagCATGTATATCAGCTGgtgtaaaaaattatgtttattttaggaTAAAAATCTGcgttttctattttacatacttatTTTTCACACTACActatattaaaatatcaatttttcttaattatttaattgtttctttctttatataaaaCAACTACGAACTACTCTCTTCTTTTATTCTAGTGATACTtaaacaaagaatagaaagctAAATGTAAAGTGAATATTGTCAGTATAAATTTACATAGTTATTATAGCAATTTTGTAAATGTACACATTTTTAGCTTGATTGATGTAAGTGATTTTGGGGTTGAATGTTTAAAATTgatacatttttctattttacattgaTTAATGCAAATGTTCTAAGGAGAAGGTATTTGAGGAGAATGTATTTGGTATCAAATTATACAATGTCAACGATAttgaaattcaataaataaGAGATATGTCGTTAAAAAATAACCACcctaatataaaattaaatgaaatacaCAAGTTTGTTGGTAGTAAATGcacatatcttttatttattaaaatttgttacaaataactgatataattttgttataaaaaaatactttttaccAGTGAATAATCAATCAGAGAGTCAACCCTCcccttgatttttttataaatttttttttaaaatacttgttTTAGCTTCTGATGCTAGACCATCCACTGAAGACTGAACTAATCTCATCGTAAAACAAGAGTTTCCTATTGAACTTTTCTCCTAAATTTCTAGTAATTAAAACagtttatattatattgttttttaaagtttttgataAGTACAATGAGGGAGATTGTTTGGTGTATTAAACAACTTCGTTTTTCAATGGAAGAATATTTGTGTGCAATTAATGCTATGGAAGATTGCAAACACCTCTGCTCCTTGATTTACTTATTGTCtataggtttaaaaaaaaaaaatatacttattgTATATATGATATATACCGATTGATATGTGCACGTCACGTAATCCACATGTTAATTATGTCAACTTCTTTTGGTTGATGACATATTGGATTATGAGAGCTCTTGAGAGAGTTTTTATTCCTCTTCTCATTATCAAAGGGTTATTCTAACTTAAAAGTGAGACATGTGGGTTAAAACTTAAACCGTTAATGTTGATTTATCATTtagttaaattaaaattgaataataaaaaaaaaacaaatacattaGAATATTCATCCAGGCAGTACTTGCTGCTTCCCAGACggcaatatattttattatttgaaggTGGTAGTTGGATCCAAGTATCAAACCAGAAGTTCATAACTCCATCATCACCCACAGACTTTACTACAATTATGCTAGGAATCACGATCAATTTCTTTAAAGTATCCTGCCCGTGTTAACATTGTACTAATATTATATAAGTGTTGTACCGATCGTTTTacgttattatttttttaaaaattactcaTGTTGTTgtgttgtacttgtacttgtaATGTGCTTCTTGGCTATTCTCTCGATTTACtaggttttatatatatatttttttccctcttctaCTTATTagattaataaagaaaaaaaaaaaaacttgcgaTACAAGTAActtttgtgttttaaaattttataaagcaAAAAACTGTAGTTGTTTTCCAATTACCTTTCTCTTGAAGTGACTTGAGGCTTGAGCCCTTTGCGTTGAATACAGAAGTGCATTTCACAATTGACCTTGCTTGTTTTCTATACCTTTTTCTAGCTTTCGTTCTTTccccttctttttatttatttatttacgttattttatgttattatttattaaaaaattattcgtGTTGTTGTGTCGTACTTGTAACGTGCTTCTTGGCTATTCTCTCGATTTACtaggttttatatttttttttcctcttcttcttattagattaataaagaaaaaaaaacttgcgaTACAAGTAActtttgtgttttaaaattttataaagcaAAAAACTGTAGTTGTTTTCCAATTACCTTTCTCTTGAAGTGACTTGAGGCTTGAGCCCTCTGCGTTGAATACAAAAGTGCATTTCACAATTGACCTTGCTTGTTTTCTTTACCTTTTTCTAGCTTTCGTTCTTTccccttctttttatttatttacgtTATTTTacgttattatttttttaaaaattacttgtGTTGTTGTGTCGTACTTGTAACGTGCTTCTTGGCTATTCTCTAGATTTACtaggttttatatttttttccctcttctaCCTATTagattaataaagaaaaaaaaaacttgcgaTGCAAGTAActtttgtgttttaaaattttataaagcaAAAAACTGTAGTTGTTTTCCAATTACCTTTCTCTTGAAGTGACTTGAGGCTTGAGCCCTCTGCGTTGAATACAGAAGTGCATTTCACAATTGACCTTGCTTGTTTTCTTTACAGCTTTCGTTCTTTccccttctttttatttatttattttattattattatttcgtttttaaattttaagatgaATGATTTGtcttatatatattcacaatcTGATCCAGATGTGAGCGTATGTGATGgcgcattttattttttaaataaaaggaaacaaaaaaatatagacaAATTAATGCTGGtcctatttttttaaatacaagaaaaataatatagacAAAATATTGACCACAATGAATATTATCTtccttttttgagaaacacaatGAATATTATCTTAAGACCCCAATTATTTCCctcaataaaaaacaaaaaacaaaagacccCAATTAAATGATTGAAAATACTGACCACTCATAACACTCAAATGGGGAGTCATTTGACAGATTATTGTTTACAAGTAAGTTAGTTGGCAGAATATAGCAggtataaattaatataatgttatttggcggaataagaacagtgacagcTCCAAAAACATTTTATAGGGGGTCATAACTAggaatttatataatatatttgtggAGGGTGAACTCCTTTAAAAGGTATTGTCTGCTTTAGAGCGAAGACCCTCACGATTTTGTCCTACATCGGAGAACTACGCCTCCCCCCCTAACTTATAAGCGCTAGGCCTAAGTAGGGGAGTACCAATCATGGGACAAAACCGTGAGGGTCTTTACCCCAAAGCGGACAATGCCTTCTAAGGGAGCTCACCCATCCACaatattaatagtttaaagatcGGTAAGACTATAATcattaaatgtataaataaataactaattatatatttttttcaaattaataataatttattatatttatatgtaatctcaattaaataaaaatatatgataaagaagaatagtAACACACCTAGAAGTAGGATTAGGAGTAAACGCAAAACTaaggaaaatggaaaaaagaaatagtaactgatataagtttttgcttttgaaatgTATGACTTTTTAAGCatatactagcttgtaactccatgcatatgcatggatacacttaaagatatataataaaatgtataatataatttctatctatataatttaaatactattgatagtcatttttatagtCATTTTTTGGCTTATTTTATATAACATGTAAAttgtgtatttatttatttatttattgtgaagcactttttttttttttacgatttatttattctagactctttagtttttgtacttaataactcactttggtgaatatttatgatgtggttccacacttgattctaaaattaagtaataaaactctttaagaataaataatttaggaaacatggcacaaaattagagttttaatttggaattttaattttaatttctctcacCTTCACctattatgtgtgtgtgtgtgtgtatatataaatgcGGTCATTCTCTTGGAATTGGAGCAAGCACTAAAATACTTCttggatttggaaatttgtaGAGCGCTTATCAAACTACTTGCTTagacataaataaaaaacatagaaaggagaaagagacatgaagagaataagaaaagaatCACGTATGTAGATACAGATTAGTTGGTTGTACAAGTGGtgtaattttttgctttttttaaaatttttgttgttgttgttaatagtGGTATAATTTATTGCTAATGGAGAAGAAAAGTGCAGggaaaaacaatttcatttcaCCTTCAATAACAAATAAGCCAAAGTTTAGAGAGAAAGTTTgcttatttatttcttttaacgAATGAGCAATTTTAAGAGTAGTGCTAATGatacaaaaatttcataataaaatctAAGTAGCAAATTGTTGAAAGTAtgtaaaaaagtaatgtcaGTTGTGGGTCTAGATGAAAACCAGTTACAACTTATTACTTAAcctttattgtaaaattattgtgaaaatattatgaaagtaGCGCTAAGATAATcatattaaacttatttcagctggtttaaacaaaatttagggtcaaagtgtttaaaattttattttagggggtcaaagcaattttttaaaatattttatatataatttttttttgggcttggtcAGGGGTTCATTTGAATCCCTAGGCTGGCTGTAGCACCGCccattaaaataattcaaaaaaagataataattgaGGAGTAACATTCATCattttgaaaatacatatgAGTGTCAAGTTCTAATATTTTGTGGAAGTGTAACTCGCATTAGGAAAGTTGaattgaacaaagtttctctccaaactagtttggagagaaactctctaaacttttcatatatctcttttttggggtgtgaattttgaaaatctaaccattgaatttcatgtttcttatattcttaacatgcatatcaaaatttatttaaattggatgttatttactattcgaacaatagacttattttttatacacaattttagatcacaaaaatttaaaattttaatatttgcttGATAACATAACAATCGATCTTttatcttcttaaaattttgcaagcataaagtGTTGGGAAATTGTCTCAAATTCCAATTGTGACTTGAAAAGTCAATTAGGTTTCCtgattgaagaaggaaaaattaatttaggtTTCTTTGTTGTAGAAGGAAAGACTATTCCCTGGTGTGGAGGGAAGTCTATTCCTTGTTAAAGAGGTAATCTATTCTTAGTCTAAGAGGGAATAGCAAAAGAGTCTTATAAATAGACAATGCTACAAAGAATTTGATGGCTTTAACTTAAGGGTCCTCTCTATGGGGAGAGGAAAAATAGAGCATGAAaccaagagagaaaaaaaaaggattttcgCTAGGGAGGAATGCAAGAAGGATGAGAGAGCAAAGGGTTTCCGCCTTCGAGAAGACAcaaagagagtaaagaaaaataagagagattttTCTTTAACCGTGAGATATACAAAAgaaatattgtaattgatttgaaaaCAGTGAAATTGATTCGAAGTTTATCCCGTGATTTTTTCCCTTTAAGGAGAAAGAGTTTTTCATGTAAATATTTGTATTCTTGTATGTGATTGCTATTTGGgattgataatattatttgggacccaacataaaggatataataaaaacatgcaatgcaacggttagattttcaaaatttacactcAATATAATTAAAGATATATGAGGAATGgaatgggtaggagggaacactcattccttgtttgggagtttaagtgggagggaatgaaatgggtaggagggaacactcattcctctctattcccttaaaacctcaaattttcatttcccccgaaattgggaggaataggagggaatggaattagatttaataatttttttactaaaactctcaaaatacccatatatattgtaccatttattttaaaatatgagtctaatagtaatattgtcataaaatgattccatttcattccttccacgttgctcccaaacaagattacttacatttcattcattttcattcctttccatttctttattttaaaacatccaatcaaggttacataattccatttctttccattcttttccattcctttcccttacttaaatacattcaatttcattctattccattcatttctatttcctatgatcattccattcccttatgaactcccaaacggagCCTTAGAGAAAGTCtattcaaatgttaaaattagaGTTGTGATGtaacaaatttgattttaaattgaatttttgacTTTCTGGGTTCTGTTTTTCAGTTGTTCACCTCTGAGAAATTCAATAGATTCAAAGAACGAGTCTCTACAAAATGGTCATGTACTTCTCACATTTTTTAGCAAATCTTTGTTTGTTGTTTATCTCacacaataaatttcttttttttaagtgtttttttttttgtggtaaattGTTTTGACCACTCGATGTTTTCTGTTAGTATTATGTGCAACTATCCACTAGTTTGAAATAAGACActtaggggctgtttggtttttaaaaaaccatcactcatcacttctCCCTCAATTTTCATcgctcatcactcatcactctatAACTCAtcacttattactgaaaataccACAACTTCCTAAGGTGGCATGGAATTTGCCGGTTTCCAACATCACgttctgctctctctctctccccaatATCACCACCGACAAAGCATAGGAATTTGCCGGAAACGAAAAGTCATAAGCACAAAACAAATAGATCTAGGCGCCTCAATGGTGGAGATTTGCCGTGGCCATTGCTGGTGAACGACGCACTGAAGCGGCGGCTAAAGGCGATGACGAGTGGATCGGTGGTCAGAAAATTTGGGTGGCACGTGGTGGCACGTGAAGTGGAACATGGGGACTGGATTCCTGGGTTTTGCATATCGAAGGTTGGTTAAGGGATCTATGGTGTTGGTTTTGTGAAGGGATTTATGAAAACTCATAGATCTGAAGGGAGGCTTGGATTGCTCATGATTTTGTACTTGCAGCGGCTGTCACTTTTAATGGTGGCAAGGCAACGGCAGAGACTTGGGGTTTTTtcttaaagcttttttttttttttttggaattttaaaaaccttttttgAGCCTTTCAAATTAAATCAATGCAAATAGTTTGCATTTTATGAAAGGTAAGTGTCTTATAAACTTGAGGGAAGGTGagtacaataacaaaaaaatctcagaggaagtatatgtgtgtgtgtatatatatatatatatatagagagagagagagagagagagagagagagagagagagagagagagagagagagagtgaagctTTCGTTTATTTTAGGGATGCAtttaacatgaatattgattttttttctccttactTTGATTGTTGTGTATGATATGTTTAAAACCAGAATATATGTTTAGAGCATGGATTTCGGttccaaaaatttaataaactatagaaataatatatttattattttaatatatttcctTACTTCTTCATTCTTACTTTTGTTGGTCTATTTTGCATATTCAAATTTGATGTAAGATGTTTTAATAAGCTatggctattttttttttatgtttttaaatttttgtagaaaatattatataatctagtatgacaataattttttaaaattcataataaTGATGGCAAACTAAAACTAGTaataatatattcaaaaaaaaatagtaggaatatagaaaatacattattaataataatttaaagaatTATATTATGGGGCATATAATTAAAAGCAaactaaaagtagtaaaaatgttgaaaataagcatttaataataatatattttaaaaagatctGGCTAacttttagtaatttttttttatataagatagaaattatactctaacctaatttaagtgtatatgtgtataaaactctcttttggagacttgaacctcggcccttggtgcgatggtcactccacaagtataagtgctcgtgcgatggtcactccacaaggatatcttcttttgttttaaatagaaGCTGCCACATCACGAACTAATAAACCAACGGTAGAGATTAAAACCCAATGCCACCTCATTAAATTTCAAGCAAAAACTAACAGAGCCCACCCACGAAATCAATGCTGCTTCTAACGTTTGCTACTACTTTAAACgttaacatttaaattttaaccaacGCATCATCCTCTTCACAGTACGACAACATTATCCTCTTTGCAGCACATCAGTGAAATGAAGAATGCTACTGGCATGGGTTTTCGAATCTTCAACCACATTATCTTTGCAGCATAGACTTTATTTTGTGCAAACTTTTATGCTAATCTCCACCAATAGATGGAGAAACTAAAACATGAGAcgtattgaaaatttaataccTTCTGAAATATCAAATTTACGACATTGTGATATACTGGCAACTAAGAACCAAAACATGGGATAGTCTtgtaattttgtagtttttcatGATGACTACCTTAATTGTTTGTAATGAGGAGGCGTGCTCTTTGAAtggatagtttttattttgggttaaaaaaagaAGGCATGCCAAGTGCTTGAGAATAGTTCCAAAAGAATTTCAAATATGGCCAGGGCCAACTAGCATAAATTGTGAAGGAAGTTTTGTATTTGAAGGAAGCATGCCAGAGCCAACTAGCaaattgaagcagcagattGTTGAGTTAtctagtttttgtatttttgtttttaagtttctttggagaagaaaaaaagataaatgtATCTCATGAAAATTCTTTGTTAGCAATTGCAAGGGATTCGCTTGTGTCAAAAGTTCAGTTAGATATATTTACCTCTTTGTCAATATACTTTTTAgatcagtaaaaaaatttcattaatgttGGAAGTCTCTTCATGGATAACATAGTTCAAGGATATAGAGGATGcaaattacaaaattgatgGATTAATCTAGCTATGGTGTGAAAGCATatagtggataattatggtgtggattctaatttcaaattctaattgaaatttctttgatttttgcttaatatatactagcttatatccccatgcatatgcatggatatacttaaaatatAGGCGGAAATCACATTTTAATCCCTACATTTTCAGGCGATTTCTACTTTGGTccctagattttatttttacggCTTTTAGTCCTTATCTTGAAAAATGCTTCCCATTTTGGTCTCTACTGTTACATCAGAGACGAAAAATGTACACGTGACAAACAAcagaaaagataaataaattattttccacGTGGCCTATTTGCCCTAATTAGTTCCATTCCTGCCCTTAGTCACGTGACCCTCACATGACATTCTCTAACATCTTAAATTCAGTTGCTCGCCAAATTAAAATTCTTAACCCCCAAATTAACTCAACTCCTTGCTCAGGTCCTTGCTCACCACACAGATTGAAATCCCTAACCCACAAACTCAGCTCCTCTCTCACCTCACACTACGGGTGTCCAAATTTCTGGGTAAGTTAGTATCTCTCTTTGTAAAGTTTTTAAATCTCTATTTAGTTTTTAGGTTTCTGGGTGGAGTGCAAATGCTTTTTAGTTTTGGAAGATCAGAGAGCACAAGGGTTTTTAACTTTGGAAGCACTTCAGGTTCCAACCCATGATTCTCAGACTTAATAATTATCTCTTCAATTTCATGACATTCTTCAACACTGAAGTGTTCAAGTTCAAAGAGTTGTTCAATCATGTCATTGGAGAATATCTTTTTCAACTTCACACAATGGTTTCAATTTCATCACACCCTTCAAGGATTCTGttattgggtttttattttttagctattttcttTAGTGTGTCTTTTTTAGTTTCAAGGATTTTAGCATTTTGCTTATACAAGTGTTGGATTGGTTGTGACCAGATTTTGCTAATactatttgttgttgtttttcatgattttggttGAAGAGGCAACGGAATAGAGACAACGGATTTTGACCCTTGAAGTTGACATTGTAGGCTACAAGTGTTCCATTGGGATGCTACTCATGCTTGATGCTTCTTTTGGTTGGCTAAataggtggggggggggggggaaatggGTCATTAGGTGGGTAGGTATTAGTGGGAAAAGGCCATAATTTTGGTGTATGTTGGTAGGTTTTGGCAGAATGTTTGTGTTGGTATGTGTTGGCCTGAATTTGTGTTGGTATGTATTAGCGGGAAAATGCCTGAATTTTGGTGTAATTCTCTCTGTAATCCGAGACTTTAGCAATGAAACATggtctttttaattaatttatgacTTGTATACCAATTCATTGCATTGTTGTGAAGTTTTTGTGCCTTGTGTGCACTCAACATCAAAGTAGTTTGAACAGTACCTTAAAAGGgttataacaaaattttcagtttcataCACAGATAAAAGGTTTGTTTGTGATATTATTGGGAACCATAAGAAAGAAGTAGATTAACTCTTCAGCTGTATGCATACAGCATAAAAACTCAAACCATGTTCAAGTAAATGGTCTTTTAAATGGTGCTCCACTGTACCCAAATAATGTGTAGTCTAACATTGTTTGAACCACCAATGCAACAGTATTCAATGCCATAACTCCTCATAAGAAAGCTAGCCAGCATGTTGCAATAATATCACAAACAATTAATTCAACTTGTTCTACAACCTGTAAAATGTGAATCGTTTAAATGTCCTATTTTAGACAGCAATTTGAGACTGCAAAAACATCATGTGTGTCTGTCAAGCAACAAAATGGAACCTAAACCATTATTATAATTCCAAAATTcaagaagatgaaaaagaaatcaaaaataaaagaagcttGATCCAAAAGAGATGGTACAATCTGCACAGGTTGACTATATAATACACTTAAGCTAAATATTACCTGCATAATCACCAAACCCTTTAAAAACATGTTCCAAGCTTGAATATTTTAAAAGCCTTTTAAAATATTACCTGCATACAGCTTGACTATATAATACACTCAAGCTTGATCCAAAAGACATAAGTTCAAGCCTTTTAAAAACCAAAGCTAAAAACCAGCAAATTTGAATAATGGAAGCATAATCATCACAACAATGGGAGAAAGGGTAAATACTAATGAACACAGAAACATAGCATCACCTGTAAATATTAATGATCACTAATTAACACCAATGATAGTTTTTGGTGTACcataataattacaaaatatgGGACAAAGTCTACCCAGCACATTCATACAAAAAAAGGACTTGGTCAGCCATTATATAAGTATACCAAAATGCCAATTGTCCTGGCAGTTACATAAACATATGAAGAGTGCCTTCAACATATAGTACACCAAAAAAATGGTCCTGCTTCAGCTTGCTATCTTCCAGCAGATCTCATTGCTACCATATACCTTGCTACATTCCCAGTTGCATTCAAGGTCTCAGTGGTGACTGCACTTCTCTTCCTCTGCCTTTTTGGTCTTGGATTGGACTACTAATCAACTGGGCTGTTTGCATGACTATCCTTGGCTGCCTGCAAGCACAAGCacaataacaattaataatttgccaactgaaaaacaaaacaagggGGATATCTAAGTCAAAGTAGTATATTTACCCTCCTAGTGGTCCTACTAACTTGGGATGCACTCCCATGCAAGGAGGAGTTCCCTCCTACTTCTCCCTTGCAACTCCTGCTGTTGTGTCCTAATTTCCCACATGACTTGCATTGTTTTGAGATGCCTAGACCTCTGTTTTTTCTGTGACTTCTAGGTTCATCAGGCTCTAgtgccttcttcttcttaagcCTGCCAGGAGGTCTCCTCTTGATAGGAGGTTGCATAGGTGGCAGTTCACTAGGTCTCCACATATATAGGCCATTGATGGGCTCTATAATGTGGTCATAGCAATTAATGTAGGTAGTCCTTTTGTAGCAAGCATTGACATACTTTTCAGAATCTTCCCTGTTTAAAAAGATATAGGAAATGGCATGGCAACATGGTATGCCAGTTATGTCCCACTTCCTACAGCTGCACTTCTTCTCTTCCAAGTCCATAGTGAAACTCTCCAGCCCATTCTTCACTTCAAACTTGGTACGACCAGCCCAACATGATAGCCACTTGATGCATGCCAACTTCTCTTTGTACAATCTCTTCCTTATCTTAGGACACAACTCAAATTCCACCTTCATAATCATTTGTCTGTTTGCTTGAAATCTAGTCATCAGATATAGCCTAATACACTCAAGCTGcaagcacatagagagaaaggaagaattAATCATTCATGAATCACATAGGTCTATGGATCATTATACACATTTATACATACTAAGTGCTGACTACCATAAGATATAGCCTACCATGGTGATTATAGGTTTGCTCCTGAACTTAACTATCTTGCTGTTGAAACTTTCACACATGTTGTTCAGGACCGTGT
The sequence above is drawn from the Castanea sativa cultivar Marrone di Chiusa Pesio chromosome 5, ASM4071231v1 genome and encodes:
- the LOC142635411 gene encoding uncharacterized protein LOC142635411, producing the protein MPYFERIYICLEGCKKGFLAGCRPIIGLDACHLKTKIDGQMMCAVGKDPNDEYFPFAYAIVKAETKDTWTWFLNLLLADIGDDNKWVFISDQQKLECIRLYLMTRFQANRQMIMKVEFELCPKIRKRLYKEKLACIKWLSCWAGRTKFEVKNGLESFTMDLEEKKCSCRKWDITGIPCCHAISYIFLNREDSEKYVNACYKRTTYINCYDHIIEPINGLYMWRPSELPPMQPPIKRRPPGRLKKKKALEPDEPRSHRKNRGLGISKQCKSCGKLGHNSRSCKGEVGGNSSLHGSASQAAKDSHANSPVD